One segment of Agromyces albus DNA contains the following:
- a CDS encoding phosphoketolase family protein encodes MTGAFGHGEVSEIESAEASVPLELVDAWWRAANYLSVGQIYLTDNALLERPLEPGDIKPRLLGHWGTSPGLSFVYAHLNRVIVERGTPTLYVCGPGHGGPAMVANTWLDGTYSELFPAVSADGAGMQRLFRQFSFPGGIPSHAAPETPGSINEGGELGYSLMHAFGAALDNPGLVVACVIGDGEAETGPLNASWRAHAFLNPLTDGAVLPILHLNGFKIASPTLLARIPETELVDFLRGNGYEPMLVTGGFDGEDPMLVHERMASAIDVAFDRFEQIRADAADGAFTEEAPHWPCIVLRTPKGWTGPGIVDGVQVEGTFHSHQVPLEGVRENPEHLAQLEVWLRSYRPDELFDDEGRPIAELDALRPRGDLRMSANPRANGGIERSLRLPETEEFAVDETGDDGARGATGEATRVFGSWLAALLRDNPDDVRLFGPDEVLSNRLGAVFDVTERAWAGELHPLDEHLSRDGRVIEALSEHLMQGLLEGYLLTGRHGLITSYEAFIHIVNSMFNQHAKWLESAKDVPWRGDVASLNYLLSSHVWRQDHNGFSHQDPGFLNVVVNKQAEIVRVYLPPDANTLLATMRHVFGTRNRVNVVVAGKQPQQQWLSHDEAVAHVAAGLGVWEWAGNEPGFDAADPAASVPDVVIACAGDVPTIEAVAAAQLLRDRMPQLAVRLVNVVDLMRLQDPAHHPHGLRDAQFDAIFTPGVPVIFAFHGYASLVHELAYRRASHEHLHVRGFIEKGTTTTPFDMLHLNDLDRYRLALDVLRRVPGLGEQPGVAEIADEWHAAREAARAYAYEHGEDPEWITGWRFRAG; translated from the coding sequence ATGACCGGGGCATTCGGGCACGGCGAGGTTTCCGAGATCGAGTCGGCCGAGGCATCCGTGCCCCTCGAACTCGTCGACGCGTGGTGGCGAGCGGCGAACTACCTGAGCGTCGGGCAGATCTACCTCACCGACAACGCCCTGCTCGAGCGGCCGCTCGAACCCGGCGACATCAAGCCGCGGCTGCTCGGCCACTGGGGCACCTCCCCCGGCCTGAGCTTCGTCTACGCGCACCTCAATCGCGTGATCGTGGAGCGCGGCACCCCGACGCTCTACGTGTGCGGTCCCGGTCACGGCGGCCCGGCGATGGTCGCGAACACGTGGCTCGACGGCACCTACTCCGAGCTGTTCCCCGCGGTCTCGGCCGACGGCGCCGGCATGCAGCGCCTGTTCCGGCAGTTCTCGTTCCCGGGCGGCATCCCGTCGCACGCGGCGCCCGAGACCCCCGGCTCCATCAACGAGGGCGGCGAGCTCGGCTACTCGCTCATGCACGCCTTCGGCGCGGCCCTCGACAACCCCGGACTCGTGGTCGCGTGCGTCATCGGCGACGGCGAGGCCGAGACGGGCCCGCTCAACGCGAGCTGGCGCGCTCACGCGTTCCTCAACCCGCTCACCGACGGCGCGGTGCTGCCGATCCTGCACCTGAACGGCTTCAAGATCGCGAGCCCCACGCTGCTCGCACGCATCCCCGAGACCGAGCTCGTCGACTTCCTGCGCGGCAACGGCTACGAGCCGATGCTCGTCACCGGCGGCTTCGATGGCGAAGATCCCATGCTCGTGCACGAACGCATGGCGTCGGCCATCGACGTCGCCTTCGACCGGTTCGAGCAGATCCGAGCGGATGCCGCGGACGGCGCCTTCACCGAGGAGGCCCCCCACTGGCCGTGCATCGTGCTGCGCACCCCCAAGGGCTGGACTGGGCCCGGCATCGTCGACGGCGTGCAGGTCGAGGGCACCTTCCACTCGCACCAGGTGCCGCTCGAGGGGGTGCGCGAGAACCCCGAGCACCTCGCGCAGCTCGAGGTCTGGTTGCGTTCCTACCGCCCCGACGAGCTGTTCGACGACGAGGGCCGCCCGATCGCCGAGCTCGACGCGCTGCGCCCGCGTGGCGATCTGCGCATGAGTGCGAACCCTCGCGCGAACGGCGGCATCGAGCGGTCGCTCCGGCTGCCCGAGACCGAGGAGTTCGCCGTCGACGAGACCGGCGACGACGGCGCGCGCGGCGCGACCGGCGAGGCGACGCGCGTGTTCGGATCCTGGCTCGCCGCGCTCCTGCGCGACAACCCCGACGACGTGCGGCTCTTCGGCCCCGATGAAGTGCTCTCGAACCGGCTCGGCGCCGTGTTCGACGTGACCGAGCGGGCCTGGGCCGGCGAGCTGCATCCGCTCGACGAGCACCTCTCCCGCGACGGCCGCGTCATCGAGGCGCTCAGCGAGCACCTCATGCAGGGCCTGCTCGAGGGCTACCTGCTCACGGGGCGCCACGGCCTCATCACGAGCTATGAGGCGTTCATCCACATCGTCAACTCGATGTTCAACCAGCACGCGAAGTGGCTCGAGTCGGCGAAGGACGTGCCATGGCGTGGGGATGTCGCCTCCCTCAACTACCTGCTGTCGTCGCACGTGTGGCGCCAGGACCACAACGGCTTCTCGCACCAGGACCCGGGGTTCCTGAACGTCGTCGTCAACAAGCAGGCCGAGATCGTGCGCGTCTACCTGCCGCCCGACGCGAACACGCTGCTCGCCACGATGCGTCACGTCTTCGGCACCCGCAATCGCGTGAACGTCGTGGTCGCCGGCAAGCAGCCGCAGCAGCAGTGGCTTTCGCACGACGAGGCGGTCGCGCACGTCGCGGCCGGGCTCGGCGTGTGGGAGTGGGCGGGCAACGAGCCCGGATTCGACGCGGCCGACCCTGCGGCATCCGTTCCCGACGTCGTGATCGCGTGCGCCGGCGACGTGCCCACCATCGAGGCCGTGGCCGCGGCCCAGCTGTTGCGCGATCGGATGCCGCAGCTCGCCGTGCGGCTCGTGAACGTCGTCGACCTCATGCGGCTGCAGGACCCCGCGCACCACCCGCACGGCTTGCGCGATGCGCAGTTCGACGCGATCTTCACGCCCGGCGTGCCCGTGATCTTCGCGTTCCACGGGTACGCATCGCTCGTGCACGAGCTCGCCTACCGGCGCGCCAGCCACGAGCACCTGCACGTGCGCGGCTTCATCGAGAAGGGCACGACCACGACACCGTTCGACATGCTGCACCTGAACGACCTCGACCGCTACCGGCTCGCGCTCGACGTGCTGCGCCGCGTGCCCGGGCTCGGCGAGCAGCCCGGGGTCGCCGAGATCGCCGACGAGTGGCATGCAGCCCGCGAGGCCGCCCGCGCGTATGCGTACGAACACGGTGAGGATCCGGAGTGGATCACGGGCTGGCGGTTCCGCGCGGGGTGA
- a CDS encoding aldo/keto reductase: MQTRILGRTGRTVSVIGLGTWQLGADWGDVDEADALAVLDAAHESGVSFFDTADVYGDGRSESLIGQWLRANPRSGVTVATKMGRRMPQEHANYSLANFRAWTDRSRANLGVDTLDLLQLHCPPTSVYGDDRVYDALDTLVDEGAIAAYGVSVERVDEALAAIARPHVASVQIILNAFRLKPLDEVLPAAEQAGVGIIARVPLASGLLSGRYTLDTEFAADDHRNFNRHGESFDVGETFSGVDYATGVRAAAEFTELARTAAPNATAAQVALAWIAQQPGVSSVIPGARTPEQARANAAAGALELPASLDAAVRELYDRDIRAQVHERW; encoded by the coding sequence ATGCAGACTCGCATTCTCGGCCGCACGGGCCGCACCGTCTCGGTGATCGGCCTCGGCACCTGGCAGCTCGGCGCCGACTGGGGAGACGTCGACGAGGCCGACGCGCTCGCCGTGCTCGACGCCGCCCACGAGTCGGGCGTCTCGTTCTTCGACACCGCCGACGTCTACGGCGACGGCCGCAGCGAATCGCTCATCGGGCAGTGGCTGCGCGCCAACCCCCGCTCGGGCGTCACGGTCGCCACGAAGATGGGGCGACGGATGCCGCAAGAGCACGCCAACTACTCGCTCGCGAACTTCCGGGCCTGGACGGATCGTTCCCGCGCGAACCTCGGCGTCGACACCCTCGATCTCCTGCAGCTGCACTGCCCGCCGACCTCGGTCTACGGCGACGACCGCGTCTACGACGCACTCGACACGCTCGTCGACGAGGGGGCCATCGCCGCCTATGGCGTGAGCGTCGAGCGCGTCGACGAGGCACTCGCGGCGATCGCCCGGCCGCACGTGGCCTCGGTGCAGATCATCCTCAACGCGTTCCGGCTGAAGCCGCTCGACGAGGTGCTTCCCGCGGCTGAGCAGGCGGGCGTCGGCATCATCGCGCGCGTGCCGCTCGCGAGCGGGCTGCTCTCGGGGCGCTACACGCTCGACACCGAGTTCGCCGCCGACGATCACCGCAACTTCAACCGCCACGGCGAGTCGTTCGACGTGGGCGAGACCTTCTCGGGCGTCGACTATGCCACCGGAGTGCGAGCCGCGGCCGAATTCACCGAGCTCGCCCGCACGGCGGCGCCGAACGCCACGGCCGCGCAAGTGGCCCTCGCGTGGATCGCGCAGCAGCCCGGCGTCAGCTCGGTCATCCCCGGCGCCCGCACCCCCGAACAGGCGCGCGCGAACGCCGCCGCGGGTGCGCTCGAGCTGCCCGCGAGCCTCGACGCAGCCGTGCGCGAGCTCTACGACCGCGACATCCGTGCGCAGGTGCACGAGCGCTGGTAG
- a CDS encoding PhzF family phenazine biosynthesis protein, producing MSDATEILRYAAFSADPEGGNPAGVVLDASGLDDAAMQRIAAEVDYAETAFITGERGGSKVVRFFSPIAEVPFCGHATIAAAIALAERNGPGTVRFDTPVGEIVIETTADADGILAAFTSVDTDLAPLGEFVLEALLELLGLDRTDLDAGFPPRLAYAGTWHPVIVLADPATFDGFTFDPGAVRTLIDAQGWPTTITVLHPLGRHAGASGSGSAGPGEVVARFEARNLFPVGRITEDPATGAAAAAVGGYLRGLGLVEPPARIVIEQGRHVGRPSELTVDIPERGGIVVSGRAVRIAAPVVE from the coding sequence ATGAGCGACGCCACCGAGATCCTGCGCTACGCGGCCTTCAGCGCCGACCCCGAGGGCGGCAACCCGGCGGGCGTTGTGCTCGACGCCTCGGGCCTCGACGACGCCGCGATGCAGCGCATCGCCGCCGAGGTCGATTACGCCGAGACGGCCTTCATCACGGGTGAGCGGGGCGGCTCCAAGGTCGTGCGCTTCTTCTCGCCGATCGCCGAGGTGCCGTTCTGCGGGCACGCGACGATCGCGGCCGCCATCGCGCTCGCCGAGCGAAACGGCCCCGGCACCGTGCGCTTCGATACGCCGGTCGGCGAGATCGTGATCGAGACCACCGCCGACGCCGACGGCATTCTCGCCGCCTTCACGAGCGTCGACACCGATCTGGCGCCATTGGGCGAGTTCGTGCTCGAGGCGCTGCTCGAACTGCTCGGCCTCGACCGCACCGACCTCGACGCGGGCTTCCCGCCGCGGCTCGCATACGCGGGCACCTGGCATCCGGTGATCGTGCTCGCCGACCCGGCGACGTTCGACGGGTTCACGTTCGATCCCGGCGCGGTGCGCACGCTGATCGACGCACAGGGCTGGCCGACCACGATCACGGTGCTGCATCCGCTCGGCCGGCATGCCGGGGCGTCCGGGAGCGGGAGCGCCGGTCCGGGCGAGGTCGTCGCACGATTCGAGGCGCGCAACCTCTTCCCCGTGGGCCGCATCACCGAGGATCCGGCCACGGGTGCCGCTGCAGCGGCCGTCGGCGGCTACCTGCGCGGCCTCGGCCTCGTCGAGCCTCCCGCTCGCATCGTCATCGAGCAGGGCCGGCATGTCGGCCGCCCGAGCGAGCTCACGGTCGACATCCCCGAGCGGGGCGGCATCGTCGTGAGCGGGCGCGCCGTGCGGATCGCCGCCCCGGTGGTCGAGTAG
- a CDS encoding VOC family protein, protein MDWTLEVVILPVSDLDRAIEFYRDRVGFDLDHDTVMGELRFAQLTPRGSGCSIVMGTLPAQQEMAPGSMKGLQLVVADARAARAELFERGVDASEVQVIDPRDGGTFFGFEDPDGNSWAVQELKVRAERPLIPLEWRERFGADREPKA, encoded by the coding sequence ATGGACTGGACCCTCGAAGTCGTGATCCTCCCGGTGAGCGACCTCGACCGCGCCATCGAGTTCTACCGCGACCGGGTCGGCTTCGACCTCGACCACGACACCGTGATGGGTGAGCTGCGATTCGCCCAGCTCACCCCGCGCGGTTCCGGCTGCTCGATCGTCATGGGCACCCTGCCGGCACAGCAGGAGATGGCACCGGGATCGATGAAGGGCCTGCAGCTCGTGGTCGCCGACGCGCGCGCCGCTCGGGCGGAACTGTTCGAGCGCGGCGTCGACGCGAGTGAAGTGCAGGTCATCGACCCGCGCGACGGCGGCACGTTCTTCGGCTTCGAAGACCCCGACGGCAACTCGTGGGCCGTGCAGGAGCTCAAGGTCCGGGCCGAGCGTCCCCTGATCCCGCTCGAGTGGCGAGAGCGCTTCGGCGCCGACCGGGAGCCGAAGGCCTGA
- a CDS encoding SRPBCC family protein translates to MTNPVTITAPEGLPFIDIEREFDAPVAAVFNAHRDPELVKQWLGPRGYDMDVKRWDFTTQGGYRYVHTNAEGESYAFNGVFHSVRENEFAIQTFEFEGFPDVVSIESMTFEDLGNGRTRLRAHSVYPSVEARDGMIQSNMEQGVSEGYERLDELVAA, encoded by the coding sequence ATGACCAACCCCGTCACCATCACCGCCCCCGAGGGCCTGCCCTTCATCGATATCGAGCGCGAGTTCGACGCCCCCGTCGCCGCGGTGTTCAACGCGCACCGCGACCCCGAGCTCGTCAAGCAATGGCTCGGGCCGCGCGGCTACGACATGGACGTCAAGCGCTGGGACTTCACGACGCAAGGCGGCTACCGCTACGTGCACACCAACGCCGAGGGCGAGTCCTACGCCTTCAACGGGGTGTTCCACTCCGTGCGCGAGAACGAGTTCGCCATCCAGACCTTCGAGTTCGAGGGCTTCCCCGACGTCGTGAGCATCGAGTCGATGACGTTCGAAGACCTCGGCAACGGCCGCACGCGGTTGCGCGCACACTCCGTCTACCCGAGCGTCGAGGCTCGCGACGGCATGATCCAGAGCAACATGGAGCAGGGCGTGAGCGAGGGCTACGAGCGGCTCGACGAGCTCGTCGCCGCCTGA
- a CDS encoding ArsR/SmtB family transcription factor — MIVDPSADDRLDRAFMALADPVRRGIIARLSRGPATVNELAEPFEITKQAVSKHIQVLEQAGLVTRTRDAQRRPVHLDAQALQALTAWIDRYRLIHEQRFRNLDELLATSRGTDAAASDAGTSAGTAQEEMES, encoded by the coding sequence ATGATCGTGGATCCGAGCGCAGACGACCGCCTCGACCGTGCCTTCATGGCACTGGCCGACCCGGTGCGCCGGGGCATCATCGCCCGCCTCAGTCGAGGGCCGGCCACGGTCAACGAACTCGCCGAACCATTCGAGATCACGAAGCAAGCGGTCTCGAAGCACATCCAGGTGCTCGAGCAGGCGGGGCTCGTCACGCGAACGCGCGACGCGCAACGCCGACCCGTGCACCTGGATGCCCAGGCCCTCCAGGCCCTCACCGCGTGGATCGACCGATACCGGCTGATCCACGAGCAGCGATTCCGCAATCTGGATGAACTGCTCGCCACCTCTCGCGGCACGGACGCCGCGGCATCCGATGCCGGCACTTCCGCCGGCACCGCACAGGAAGAAATGGAATCATGA
- the melA gene encoding alpha-galactosidase, which produces MTATTHNPKITIIGAGGFVFPFRLIGDILSFPALQGSTLALMDLDADRVHRTATAARDLIDHHGFEATVVETTDRREALADADFVIITFQVGGLDAYRWDVEIPRRYGVDQAVGDTVGPGGVFRFLRSVPAYEAIVSDALELCPNAQFINYANPMAMATAFLNAKGLNAVGLCHSVQGTTHMLARSLGVPYEEVSFLSAGINHQAWILEFSRAGEDLYPELRRVMSERHRSGVAAAGLSEDDGDHSEVAEVMSNYEGGNEQVRTALMNAFGYFETESSHHASEYLPYFRKDPETVLRFIPERWDYYEICLAHDEKGDIDEQLERLKADLSPSLEYGASIVNAAITGVPTVVYGNVPNARGLIQNLPADACVEVPCVVDRSGVQPTAIGSLPPQLAALNRTNIGVQTLAVHAALTGNIEHVYHAVALDPLTAAKLTLDQIRAMTDELLLAHAALLPQSLRPRSVHVEPSANSDLRPVAVRG; this is translated from the coding sequence ATGACTGCAACGACGCACAATCCCAAGATCACCATCATCGGAGCGGGGGGATTCGTCTTCCCGTTCCGCCTGATCGGCGATATCCTCAGCTTCCCGGCACTGCAAGGAAGCACGCTTGCCCTCATGGACCTTGACGCGGACCGTGTTCACCGCACTGCGACCGCCGCGCGGGACCTCATCGACCACCATGGGTTCGAAGCGACTGTCGTCGAGACCACCGATCGACGCGAGGCACTCGCCGACGCGGACTTCGTCATCATCACCTTCCAGGTGGGCGGCCTCGATGCCTATCGCTGGGACGTCGAGATCCCGCGCCGGTATGGAGTCGACCAAGCCGTCGGTGACACTGTCGGCCCCGGCGGCGTTTTCCGATTCCTGCGTTCAGTGCCGGCATACGAGGCGATCGTCTCGGACGCGCTCGAATTGTGCCCGAATGCGCAGTTCATCAACTACGCCAATCCGATGGCGATGGCGACGGCTTTCCTGAACGCGAAGGGGCTTAACGCCGTCGGCCTGTGCCACAGCGTGCAGGGCACCACCCATATGCTCGCAAGATCTCTGGGTGTCCCGTACGAGGAGGTGTCCTTCCTGTCGGCCGGGATCAACCACCAGGCGTGGATCCTCGAGTTCTCGCGCGCCGGCGAGGACCTGTACCCGGAGCTGCGCCGCGTCATGTCGGAGCGCCACCGAAGCGGTGTTGCTGCTGCGGGCCTCAGCGAGGACGACGGCGACCACAGCGAGGTGGCCGAGGTGATGAGCAACTACGAGGGGGGAAACGAGCAGGTGCGTACCGCCCTCATGAACGCCTTCGGCTACTTCGAGACAGAATCGAGCCACCACGCTTCGGAGTATCTTCCCTACTTCCGGAAGGACCCGGAGACGGTGCTTCGGTTCATCCCCGAGCGGTGGGACTATTACGAAATCTGCCTCGCCCATGATGAGAAGGGTGATATCGATGAACAGTTGGAACGGTTGAAGGCCGACCTCTCACCATCGCTCGAGTACGGTGCCAGCATCGTGAACGCGGCGATCACCGGAGTGCCGACAGTCGTGTACGGCAACGTACCGAACGCGAGGGGACTCATTCAGAACCTTCCTGCTGACGCATGCGTCGAGGTGCCGTGCGTCGTTGACCGGAGCGGCGTACAGCCCACTGCAATCGGCAGCCTGCCGCCGCAGCTCGCGGCCCTGAACCGTACCAACATCGGTGTGCAGACTCTCGCTGTGCATGCTGCCCTCACCGGGAACATCGAGCACGTCTATCACGCGGTGGCACTCGATCCTCTGACGGCGGCGAAGCTCACCCTCGACCAGATCCGCGCCATGACCGATGAGCTCCTTCTTGCCCATGCCGCGCTGCTTCCCCAGTCGCTTCGTCCGCGATCGGTGCATGTCGAACCTTCGGCCAACTCGGACCTGAGACCGGTAGCGGTTCGGGGTTGA
- a CDS encoding helix-turn-helix domain-containing protein, translating to MNAREQASRRPGSVDSAEEASEGPELHGDSAVVATRTQLWIHRGGAPVMPLPHRHDDLEINIVLHGTLDYQFGGTRISVPAGSLAVFWGATPHRLVATDAGADGDMCWIHVPLTTVLGWNLPMSDLSEVLLNRPIIVSATTVARDLEAMFVSWQQEVGIDGLETIALLEVQALIRRLLHRHHHGGEKTSIETTGPLNISSDSMRGVTEMARFTVAHFRKQISAVDIASAANLNPNYATSLFRRAVGSTIAEYLIRCRVAEAQRLLVTTTMTASEVAHAAGFGSQSSFYAQFTKRCGTSPGRYRSRLL from the coding sequence ATGAACGCTCGCGAGCAAGCGTCGAGACGACCGGGTTCCGTCGACTCAGCAGAGGAAGCGAGTGAAGGTCCCGAGCTACACGGCGACAGCGCCGTCGTGGCTACCAGGACGCAGCTCTGGATCCACCGTGGCGGCGCACCAGTGATGCCCCTACCGCACCGCCACGACGACCTCGAGATCAACATCGTCCTGCACGGAACCTTGGACTACCAGTTCGGCGGGACGCGGATCTCTGTTCCGGCCGGATCACTGGCTGTGTTCTGGGGCGCGACCCCACACCGCCTCGTCGCCACAGATGCCGGAGCGGACGGCGACATGTGCTGGATTCACGTGCCCCTGACGACCGTGCTGGGCTGGAACCTTCCTATGTCGGACCTGAGCGAGGTGTTGCTCAACCGGCCCATCATCGTGTCAGCGACCACGGTCGCCCGGGATCTGGAAGCCATGTTCGTCTCCTGGCAGCAGGAGGTGGGTATCGACGGTCTCGAGACGATTGCGCTACTTGAGGTCCAGGCACTCATCCGTCGCCTCCTGCACCGGCATCACCACGGCGGCGAGAAAACCTCGATCGAGACGACCGGCCCTCTGAACATCTCGTCCGATTCGATGCGGGGCGTGACCGAGATGGCGCGGTTCACCGTGGCGCACTTTCGCAAGCAAATCTCGGCGGTGGACATCGCCTCGGCCGCAAACCTGAACCCCAACTACGCGACATCGCTCTTTCGCAGAGCAGTCGGCTCGACCATCGCCGAGTATCTCATTCGCTGCCGTGTAGCGGAGGCACAGCGTCTGCTCGTGACCACAACCATGACGGCGAGCGAGGTCGCACACGCGGCTGGCTTCGGTTCTCAGAGCAGCTTTTACGCGCAGTTCACGAAGCGATGCGGAACCTCACCGGGCAGATACCGTTCCCGCTTGCTCTAG